In the genome of Bradyrhizobium sp. CIAT3101, one region contains:
- a CDS encoding ABC transporter ATP-binding protein — protein sequence MDAINQPLLAVRDLSVAFHQGGATTLAVDKVSFQIKRGECVALVGESGSGKSVSALSILKLLPYPSASHPTGSIRFKGQELIDQSEQQMREIRGSDISIIFQEPMTSLNPLHTIEAQIGEIIQLHNPTSNAQARKRTLELLTQVGIPEPETRLKSYPHQLSGGQRQRVMIAMALANEPDLLIADEPTTALDVTVQAQILALLAEIRSRLGMSLLFITHDLGIVRRIADTVCVMKGGEIVEQGPVEQVFRAPKHPYTRDLLAAEPKPDPAPPQPDAPVVMAADDLKVWFPIKRGLMRKTVGHIKAVDGVSVAVRKGETLGVVGESGSGKTTLGLALLRLISSNGRIVFLGKDIQGLRFKEMRPFRRDMQIVFQDPFGSLSPRMSVDDIIAEGLSVHQPKLSRDEREARVVKALEDVGLKPDTRFRYPHEFSGGQRQRISIARAVVLEPDFVVLDEPTSALDMLIQAQMVDLLRELQRRRDLTYMFISHDLRVVASLASHLIVMRGGKVVEEGQAAELFKNPKTDYTRALFAAAFRLETAGNGSVAT from the coding sequence ATGGACGCGATCAACCAGCCTTTGCTTGCGGTACGCGATCTCTCGGTGGCCTTCCACCAGGGCGGCGCCACGACGCTTGCGGTCGACAAGGTCTCGTTCCAGATCAAGCGCGGCGAATGCGTCGCGCTGGTCGGCGAGTCCGGTTCCGGCAAGTCGGTCAGCGCGCTCTCGATCCTGAAACTTTTGCCCTATCCCAGCGCCTCGCATCCCACCGGCAGCATCCGCTTCAAGGGACAGGAACTGATCGACCAGTCCGAGCAGCAGATGCGGGAGATCAGAGGCAGCGACATCTCCATCATCTTCCAGGAGCCGATGACCTCGCTCAATCCGCTGCACACGATCGAGGCGCAGATCGGCGAGATCATTCAGCTGCATAATCCGACCAGCAACGCGCAGGCGCGCAAGCGGACGCTCGAGCTGCTGACGCAGGTCGGCATTCCCGAGCCGGAGACGCGGCTGAAGAGCTATCCGCATCAGCTCTCCGGCGGCCAGCGCCAGCGCGTGATGATCGCGATGGCACTCGCCAACGAGCCGGATTTGCTGATCGCGGATGAGCCGACCACGGCGCTCGACGTCACCGTGCAGGCGCAGATCCTGGCGCTGCTCGCCGAGATCCGTTCGCGGCTCGGCATGAGCCTGCTCTTCATCACCCATGATCTCGGCATCGTGCGCCGCATCGCCGACACCGTCTGTGTCATGAAGGGCGGCGAGATCGTCGAGCAGGGGCCGGTCGAGCAGGTGTTCAGGGCACCCAAACATCCCTATACGCGCGATCTGCTCGCGGCCGAGCCGAAGCCGGATCCGGCACCGCCCCAGCCGGATGCGCCGGTGGTGATGGCGGCCGATGATCTCAAGGTGTGGTTTCCGATCAAGCGCGGCCTGATGCGCAAGACGGTCGGTCACATCAAGGCCGTCGACGGCGTCAGCGTCGCCGTGCGCAAGGGCGAGACGCTCGGTGTCGTGGGCGAGTCCGGCTCAGGCAAGACCACGCTGGGGCTCGCGCTGCTGCGGCTGATCTCGTCGAACGGTCGGATCGTGTTCCTTGGCAAGGACATCCAGGGTTTGCGCTTCAAGGAGATGCGGCCCTTCCGGCGCGACATGCAGATCGTGTTCCAGGATCCGTTCGGCTCGCTCAGTCCGCGCATGTCGGTCGACGACATCATCGCCGAAGGCCTCTCGGTGCATCAGCCCAAGCTGTCGCGCGACGAGCGGGAAGCGCGGGTCGTCAAGGCGCTGGAGGATGTCGGGCTGAAGCCGGATACCCGCTTCCGCTACCCGCATGAGTTCTCCGGCGGCCAGCGCCAGCGCATCAGCATCGCGCGCGCGGTGGTGCTGGAGCCGGATTTCGTCGTGCTGGACGAACCGACCAGCGCGCTCGACATGCTCATCCAGGCGCAGATGGTCGACCTGCTGCGCGAATTGCAGCGCAGGCGCGATCTCACCTACATGTTCATCTCGCACGATCTGCGCGTCGTCGCCTCGCTCGCAAGCCATCTCATCGTGATGCGCGGCGGCAAGGTGGTCGAGGAAGGCCAGGCCGCGGAGCTGTTCAAGAATCCGAAGACGGATTACACCCGCGCCCTGTTCGCGGCGGCGTTCCGGCTCGAGACGGCGGGCAACGGCTCGGTCGCGACGTAG
- a CDS encoding LysR family transcriptional regulator has protein sequence MDLQWDDLRIFLAVADAGSLSGAARRLKASQPTLSRRIAEMEYALGEPLFIRKNQGIALTKTGARLLPAAQGMAQWATEANRAVDAKNSAVSGRVRIAAVPAFAFDFLPPIAEKLKRKHPQITLEVLSGTERLNLARGEADIALRRYPSDDPDLITVDEVVVPIGAYASRDYARRLPARYDFRDLHWIAWAGELEMVSPNPEFAARIPDFRPAFTSDDYSVQVAACHAGVGAMILLKTSHRLKRPGELVELKLVLPTSLRAAISIICHKRMVDLPKVRTVVDLLRQEFADLRKSQGSS, from the coding sequence GTGGACCTGCAATGGGACGATCTGCGGATATTTCTCGCCGTCGCCGACGCCGGCAGCCTCAGTGGCGCCGCGCGCCGCCTCAAGGCAAGTCAACCCACTTTGAGCCGGAGAATAGCAGAGATGGAGTACGCGCTCGGCGAGCCCCTTTTCATTCGCAAGAACCAGGGCATCGCCTTGACGAAAACCGGAGCCAGGTTGCTGCCCGCAGCCCAGGGCATGGCGCAATGGGCGACGGAAGCAAATCGCGCAGTCGACGCGAAGAACTCAGCCGTGAGCGGCCGCGTGCGCATCGCGGCCGTACCGGCATTCGCCTTTGATTTCCTGCCTCCGATCGCGGAAAAGCTCAAGAGGAAGCATCCGCAGATCACTCTCGAAGTTCTTTCCGGCACCGAACGCTTGAACCTCGCGCGCGGCGAAGCCGACATCGCGCTCAGGAGATATCCATCCGATGATCCTGATCTCATCACAGTCGACGAAGTCGTTGTTCCGATCGGCGCGTATGCGAGCAGAGACTACGCCCGGAGACTTCCCGCGAGATACGACTTCCGCGATCTCCACTGGATCGCATGGGCAGGAGAGCTCGAGATGGTGAGCCCGAATCCGGAGTTCGCTGCCAGGATCCCGGACTTTCGTCCCGCTTTCACGTCTGACGATTACAGCGTTCAAGTCGCGGCTTGCCACGCCGGGGTCGGCGCAATGATCCTTCTCAAGACCTCCCATCGGCTCAAACGACCGGGCGAACTCGTCGAGCTAAAGCTTGTCCTTCCAACGTCTCTCCGCGCAGCCATCTCGATCATCTGCCATAAGCGCATGGTGGATCTCCCGAAAGTCAGAACGGTGGTGGACCTGCTCCGGCAAGAGTTTGCTGATCTGAGGAAGAGCCAAGGCAGCTCGTAG
- a CDS encoding MBL fold metallo-hydrolase, producing MLRKSGLSFIGALAIVALSGCAQSSHQTKSAGLGKPINSAAMEALIDQPGPIELKTVVSADWVADLSGLLNLKDSQAVQAGLKDHEEPIQIYAHLLRHPTQGFYMVDTGVSKRLVEDPKSLGVGWVVRNFAKLDKMQVRQDSLSIIKSEGTPLKGVLMTHLHLDHISGMPDIPKDVPFYTGPGEAEEKKLENFFVEGMEDAFFEGRPAIQEFQFAKDPDGKFEGVIDVFGDGSLFAILTPGHTAGHLSYLARTPTGPVLLTGDACHTRWGWEHGVEPGSYTFDREEERKSLLALKALSERHPRMIVKLGHQP from the coding sequence ATGCTCCGCAAGTCAGGACTCTCTTTTATTGGCGCCCTTGCCATCGTCGCGCTTTCCGGGTGCGCCCAGAGCTCCCATCAGACGAAGTCTGCCGGCCTTGGCAAGCCGATCAACTCGGCGGCCATGGAGGCTCTCATCGATCAGCCGGGACCGATCGAACTCAAGACGGTCGTCAGCGCGGATTGGGTCGCCGATCTATCGGGGCTGCTCAATCTGAAGGACTCCCAAGCCGTCCAGGCGGGGCTCAAGGACCACGAGGAGCCGATCCAGATCTATGCGCATCTCCTGCGGCATCCGACGCAGGGATTCTACATGGTCGACACCGGCGTTTCGAAGCGGCTTGTCGAGGACCCCAAGAGTCTGGGCGTCGGATGGGTGGTGCGGAACTTCGCAAAACTCGACAAGATGCAAGTCCGGCAAGACTCCTTGTCGATCATCAAATCGGAAGGGACTCCCCTCAAAGGGGTGCTGATGACTCATCTTCATCTCGATCATATCTCCGGGATGCCCGACATTCCGAAAGATGTGCCGTTTTATACGGGGCCTGGAGAGGCCGAGGAAAAGAAGCTGGAGAACTTCTTTGTCGAGGGGATGGAAGACGCCTTCTTTGAGGGGCGGCCAGCGATTCAGGAATTTCAGTTCGCCAAGGATCCGGACGGCAAGTTCGAAGGGGTGATCGATGTTTTCGGTGATGGCTCGTTGTTCGCAATCCTGACTCCAGGACACACGGCGGGCCATCTTTCCTATCTCGCCCGCACTCCGACAGGTCCGGTGCTCCTCACTGGCGACGCTTGCCACACCCGCTGGGGCTGGGAGCACGGAGTCGAACCTGGCAGCTACACGTTCGACCGCGAAGAGGAACGGAAGAGCTTGCTCGCATTGAAGGCCCTGAGTGAACGTCATCCGCGGATGATTGTGAAGCTGGGTCATCAGCCCTGA
- a CDS encoding TorF family putative porin, translated as MARPWGGASVRRLRDASCAALAGLWLAPMTGALAQASPPSPGGAIGLGNRGWSAADTNRETSATELEFSARAGVASDYIYRGTTLSDHGPAVGTAFEARFGALYAGTTAATVKLPTLPAAELTFAGGIRPKIANIDFDLGVTYFAYPGERLPGETNGINYWEAVIRGDRHIGEHLRIAAGYAYSPSVSNTGAWSQYAAAGIGYDMPGQLVPQNLAVSFTAAAGYSWFGNQAAQLGGFPLPAYLNWQAGVTFTHKAFNLDLRYYDSNLSKENCFVFTGDPNARPGGRMNPVTNPEGLVSNWCGATFVAKAWFAFN; from the coding sequence ATGGCGAGGCCGTGGGGCGGAGCATCGGTTCGGCGGCTACGCGATGCCTCATGCGCTGCGCTGGCCGGGCTGTGGCTTGCACCCATGACCGGCGCGCTGGCGCAGGCCAGTCCCCCAAGTCCAGGCGGTGCGATCGGTCTCGGCAACCGCGGATGGTCGGCCGCCGACACCAACCGTGAAACCTCTGCAACCGAGCTCGAATTCAGTGCCCGTGCGGGCGTTGCATCCGATTACATCTATCGCGGGACCACATTGTCCGATCATGGGCCGGCGGTCGGTACGGCCTTCGAAGCGCGATTCGGCGCGCTCTACGCTGGAACCACAGCGGCCACCGTCAAGCTGCCGACTTTGCCAGCCGCCGAACTCACCTTCGCCGGCGGGATCCGACCTAAGATCGCAAACATCGATTTCGATCTCGGTGTCACCTACTTCGCCTATCCCGGTGAGAGGCTTCCAGGTGAGACCAACGGCATCAACTATTGGGAGGCGGTGATCCGCGGCGATCGTCACATCGGCGAGCATCTCCGCATCGCGGCCGGCTACGCTTATTCTCCGAGCGTCTCGAACACCGGTGCGTGGAGCCAATATGCCGCGGCCGGCATCGGTTACGATATGCCCGGCCAGTTGGTGCCGCAAAACCTGGCCGTGTCGTTCACGGCTGCTGCCGGCTATTCCTGGTTCGGCAATCAGGCCGCGCAACTCGGCGGCTTCCCGCTACCAGCCTATCTCAACTGGCAGGCAGGCGTGACCTTCACCCACAAGGCCTTCAACCTCGATCTGCGCTACTATGATAGCAATCTGTCGAAAGAAAATTGCTTCGTCTTTACGGGTGATCCAAATGCGCGACCGGGCGGCCGCATGAATCCCGTCACCAACCCAGAGGGCCTCGTCTCGAACTGGTGCGGCGCGACATTCGTTGCCAAGGCCTGGTTTGCGTTCAACTAG
- a CDS encoding VIT1/CCC1 transporter family protein, which yields MGLVTRMPEASDSSFGGALDPMERISETLFGLIMALTFICSLGIATGSNINLQTMLIGALGCNLAWGIVDGGLYLLGRINSRGGKIRMLHAVRQAPDSETARSIIADALPSELAAFLPAQQLEAMRQKLQQLPVPSRRVSLTRRDWTGALGLCLLSFLSTFPVVMPFIFLSDARMALRVSYAVAILMLFFCGYVFGVQSGLRPWAAGLAMVALGGALVGVAVILGG from the coding sequence ATGGGACTTGTGACCAGGATGCCGGAAGCTTCAGATTCCTCCTTCGGCGGCGCGCTGGATCCGATGGAGCGGATCTCGGAGACCCTGTTCGGGCTGATCATGGCTCTCACCTTCATCTGCTCGCTCGGCATCGCGACCGGATCCAACATCAATCTTCAGACCATGCTGATCGGCGCACTCGGCTGCAACCTTGCCTGGGGTATCGTCGATGGCGGTCTTTATCTGCTGGGTCGGATCAACAGTCGCGGCGGCAAGATTCGAATGCTCCACGCGGTGCGGCAGGCGCCGGATTCCGAGACCGCACGCAGCATCATCGCCGACGCCCTGCCATCGGAATTGGCGGCGTTTCTGCCTGCGCAACAATTGGAAGCGATGCGGCAGAAGTTGCAGCAATTGCCCGTGCCGTCTCGCCGCGTCAGTTTGACCAGGCGCGACTGGACCGGGGCATTGGGCCTTTGCCTGCTGAGCTTCCTTTCGACCTTCCCGGTGGTCATGCCGTTTATCTTCCTGAGCGACGCCAGGATGGCGCTGCGCGTCTCCTACGCCGTCGCCATCTTGATGCTGTTCTTCTGCGGTTACGTGTTTGGAGTTCAAAGCGGGCTGCGGCCCTGGGCGGCAGGTCTTGCGATGGTGGCCCTTGGTGGTGCGCTGGTTGGTGTCGCGGTGATTCTCGGAGGATAG
- a CDS encoding universal stress protein, which yields MYRHILIPTDGSELAQRGVAHGLALAKSEGAKVSLIYVVEPLLAITGDFASVLDHAEIAAREAGVSCETIQVEHGQPDQAIVAAADAKGCDLIVMSWHGRSGLSTLLIGSVTNKVLTYAKIPVLVCR from the coding sequence ATGTATCGGCATATTCTCATTCCGACAGATGGCTCCGAGCTGGCACAGCGCGGGGTGGCGCATGGATTGGCGTTGGCCAAATCCGAGGGCGCGAAGGTGTCTCTCATCTATGTCGTGGAACCGCTGCTTGCCATCACCGGCGATTTTGCGAGCGTGCTGGATCACGCGGAAATAGCGGCACGGGAGGCCGGCGTATCCTGCGAGACAATTCAGGTGGAGCACGGTCAGCCTGACCAAGCCATCGTCGCAGCGGCCGATGCCAAGGGCTGCGATCTCATCGTCATGTCGTGGCATGGCCGCAGCGGTCTTTCGACGCTTCTCATCGGCAGTGTGACAAACAAGGTTCTGACCTACGCGAAAATCCCTGTGCTGGTTTGCCGGTGA
- a CDS encoding C40 family peptidase: MHDPRLTPARGDLAAAYLEGKVQADRFVTGDEFEVVAPIAPVREQPSSNAMLMTEALRGERVTIYDRNGEGWAWGQLGGDGYVGWLPDAALMKPAADPTHKVSALRTLAFPGPSIKLPPVDTLVLGSKFTIAREDGNFAVTREGTFLPKTHLAPLDHREQDFVAVAERFVGTPYLWGGKSSLGIDCSGLVQVSLTSAGTGCPRDSDMQQAGLGRALEPHERNNLLRGDLIFWKGHVAIVRDGTTMVHANAHHMATVIEPIAPAIARIKAAGSEVVAIKRL; encoded by the coding sequence ATGCATGATCCTCGGCTGACACCAGCGCGCGGCGATCTCGCCGCGGCATATCTCGAAGGCAAGGTGCAGGCCGATCGCTTCGTCACGGGCGACGAATTCGAGGTGGTCGCCCCCATCGCGCCGGTGCGCGAACAGCCGTCCTCGAACGCGATGCTGATGACGGAGGCGCTGCGCGGCGAGCGTGTCACGATCTACGACCGCAACGGCGAAGGCTGGGCCTGGGGCCAGCTCGGTGGCGATGGCTATGTCGGCTGGCTGCCGGACGCTGCGCTGATGAAGCCAGCGGCCGATCCGACGCACAAGGTCAGCGCGCTACGGACGCTCGCCTTTCCCGGTCCCTCGATCAAGCTGCCGCCGGTCGACACGCTGGTGCTGGGATCAAAGTTCACGATCGCGCGCGAGGACGGAAATTTTGCCGTCACGCGCGAGGGTACATTCCTGCCAAAAACCCATCTCGCGCCGCTCGACCATCGCGAACAGGACTTCGTTGCAGTCGCCGAGCGCTTCGTCGGCACGCCCTATCTCTGGGGCGGCAAGAGCAGTCTTGGCATCGACTGCTCCGGCCTCGTCCAGGTCTCGCTGACATCGGCCGGCACCGGCTGCCCGCGCGACAGCGACATGCAGCAGGCCGGGCTCGGCCGCGCACTGGAGCCGCACGAGCGGAACAACTTGCTCCGCGGCGATCTGATTTTCTGGAAGGGCCACGTCGCCATCGTGCGGGATGGCACCACGATGGTTCACGCCAACGCGCATCACATGGCTACGGTGATCGAGCCAATCGCGCCGGCCATTGCGCGGATCAAGGCGGCCGGCAGCGAGGTCGTCGCGATCAAGCGGCTGTAA
- a CDS encoding leucyl aminopeptidase family protein produces MPSVFETSTTATPITFVTKSSWDAVRETLPPAQRQFATASAYAAKPGGYLALPAPDGTIAQVLFGLEDDGARSRDPFRPGALPGLLPPGTYRFANAPHDTRLAALAFALGCYRFARYRKADRPDVRLVPPDGVDPAEINRMADAAMLARDLINTPSNDMGPEELAAAAQELAAEFGASYACTIGEELETSFPLIHAVGMASSRAPRLIDIGWGDPGHPKVTLVGKGVCFDTGGLDLKPSSGMLIMKKDMGGAANVLALARMVMDAKLKVRLRVLIPAVENAVSGNAFRPLDIFTSRKGITVEIGNTDAEGRLVLADALALADEEKPELLIDLGTLTGAARVALGPDLPPFYTNDETLAADVARCAAKENDPLWRMPLWPPYDAWLDSKTATITNAPSGGFAGSITCALFLQRFVEQAQSWLHVDIYGWTPSAKPARPEGGECQAARAIYKVLSERYA; encoded by the coding sequence ATGCCTTCCGTCTTCGAGACGTCCACGACTGCCACCCCGATCACCTTCGTCACCAAATCGAGCTGGGATGCCGTGCGCGAGACGCTGCCGCCGGCGCAACGCCAGTTCGCCACCGCGAGCGCTTACGCCGCCAAACCGGGCGGCTATCTCGCGCTGCCCGCGCCCGACGGAACGATCGCGCAAGTGCTGTTCGGGCTCGAGGACGACGGTGCCAGATCGCGCGATCCGTTCCGGCCGGGCGCATTGCCGGGCCTGCTGCCGCCGGGCACCTATCGCTTTGCCAATGCACCGCACGATACGCGGCTGGCGGCGCTCGCCTTCGCGCTTGGCTGCTACCGCTTCGCCCGTTACCGCAAGGCGGACCGCCCCGACGTCCGACTGGTGCCGCCCGACGGCGTCGACCCCGCCGAGATCAACCGCATGGCGGATGCCGCGATGCTGGCGCGCGATCTCATCAACACGCCATCCAACGACATGGGGCCGGAGGAGCTGGCCGCGGCCGCGCAAGAGCTCGCCGCTGAGTTCGGTGCAAGCTACGCCTGCACCATCGGCGAGGAGCTGGAGACAAGCTTCCCGCTGATCCATGCGGTCGGCATGGCATCCAGCCGTGCGCCGCGGCTGATCGACATCGGCTGGGGTGATCCCGGCCATCCCAAGGTGACGCTGGTCGGCAAGGGCGTCTGCTTCGACACCGGCGGGCTCGATCTGAAGCCGTCGAGCGGCATGCTGATCATGAAGAAGGACATGGGCGGCGCCGCCAACGTGCTGGCGCTGGCGCGCATGGTGATGGATGCGAAGCTGAAGGTGCGCCTGCGCGTGCTGATTCCGGCCGTCGAGAACGCGGTCTCCGGCAATGCCTTCCGCCCGCTCGACATCTTCACCTCCCGCAAGGGCATCACCGTCGAGATCGGCAATACCGACGCGGAGGGACGGCTGGTGCTCGCCGACGCGCTGGCGCTGGCCGACGAGGAGAAGCCTGAGCTGCTGATCGATCTGGGCACGCTGACCGGTGCCGCGCGGGTCGCGCTGGGACCGGATTTACCGCCCTTTTACACCAATGATGAGACGCTGGCCGCCGACGTCGCGCGCTGCGCGGCGAAGGAGAACGATCCGTTGTGGCGCATGCCGCTGTGGCCGCCTTACGATGCCTGGCTGGACTCCAAGACCGCCACCATCACCAACGCACCGTCCGGCGGCTTTGCCGGCTCGATCACTTGCGCGCTGTTCCTGCAACGTTTCGTCGAACAGGCCCAAAGCTGGCTTCACGTGGATATTTATGGCTGGACGCCGTCGGCCAAGCCGGCGCGCCCCGAGGGCGGCGAATGCCAGGCCGCCCGCGCCATCTACAAGGTGCTGAGCGAGCGCTATGCATGA
- a CDS encoding metallophosphoesterase: protein MDRSFVIAQISDLHLDGSGRLLATIEALAEALRERMADFADVPDRILLITGDIVNDPTPRALDEALAVIASFRQTGLFTDIQAVAGNHDVKRPSQRGGRHDAYDYLHLPRTSKSVYYRQAGLDLVLLDSNRASLTTLARGNFDERAYHALVAQSARLSVELAGSMGSAGRADYSEPTENLVRVLALHHHPLPQATGEGKRFLGVPDEPLMYLAAPATFLEAATSLNVNLVLHGHRHVEGLTRYSIPDPRAPLSGAEDFWRTIYLLSCPSSTGQGGDDAGFNIIHFGAAADAARPEYCFAIARYSRPRNDGAFRPLDSNLPDGVVRLPVGRDLSRDPAVQSVIEIASCASLKRDQVVALIRRLLSRRAFYDDGGQDWADILYTYLVTSHAWADLSGRFAKSAQRSDLAALADVKRLLHQLIGQCADTLGIERAALDELRADRLVNRDDLSRQWPTLPREAADIAPRTQQRLQLLRDLNDQVKLLGLDLGLGGEMPPQGGGPPR from the coding sequence ATGGATAGATCGTTTGTCATTGCGCAGATTTCCGACCTGCATCTGGACGGGTCCGGCCGGCTGCTTGCGACGATCGAGGCCCTTGCCGAAGCGTTGCGCGAACGGATGGCGGACTTTGCGGATGTGCCCGATCGCATCCTGCTGATCACAGGCGATATCGTGAACGACCCGACGCCGCGTGCGCTCGACGAAGCGCTCGCGGTCATCGCGTCCTTCCGGCAGACCGGCCTTTTCACCGACATCCAGGCGGTCGCCGGCAATCACGACGTCAAGCGTCCGAGTCAGCGCGGCGGCCGGCACGATGCCTATGACTATCTGCACCTGCCGCGCACCTCGAAGAGCGTCTATTACCGCCAGGCCGGTCTCGATCTGGTGCTGCTCGATTCCAACAGGGCAAGCCTGACGACGCTTGCCCGCGGCAACTTCGATGAGCGGGCCTATCACGCGTTGGTGGCGCAATCGGCCCGGCTGAGCGTCGAGCTCGCGGGCAGCATGGGCTCGGCCGGACGCGCGGATTATTCCGAGCCCACGGAAAATCTGGTGCGCGTGCTGGCGTTGCATCATCATCCGCTGCCGCAGGCGACCGGCGAGGGCAAGCGGTTTCTCGGCGTCCCCGATGAGCCGCTGATGTATCTGGCCGCCCCCGCGACCTTTCTCGAAGCCGCCACCTCGCTCAACGTCAATCTGGTGCTCCACGGGCACCGGCATGTCGAGGGGCTCACCCGCTATTCGATCCCCGACCCGCGTGCGCCCTTGAGCGGGGCTGAGGATTTCTGGCGCACGATCTATCTGCTCTCCTGCCCGTCCTCCACCGGGCAGGGCGGCGACGACGCCGGCTTCAACATCATCCATTTTGGCGCGGCCGCCGACGCCGCGCGGCCCGAGTACTGCTTCGCAATCGCCCGCTATTCGCGGCCACGCAATGATGGCGCCTTCAGGCCGCTCGACTCGAATCTGCCGGATGGCGTCGTCAGGCTTCCGGTGGGACGAGATCTGTCGCGCGATCCCGCTGTCCAATCCGTGATCGAGATCGCCTCATGCGCATCGCTGAAGCGGGATCAGGTCGTGGCGCTGATCCGTCGGCTGCTGTCGCGTCGCGCCTTCTACGATGATGGCGGACAGGACTGGGCGGACATCCTCTACACCTATCTCGTCACCTCCCATGCCTGGGCAGATCTCTCCGGCAGGTTCGCGAAGTCGGCCCAGAGGTCCGACCTCGCGGCGCTGGCAGACGTGAAGCGGCTGCTCCATCAGTTGATCGGACAATGCGCCGACACGCTCGGCATCGAGCGCGCCGCGCTGGACGAACTCCGCGCCGACCGCCTGGTCAATCGCGACGACCTGTCGCGGCAGTGGCCGACGCTGCCGCGCGAGGCTGCCGACATCGCGCCGAGGACACAGCAGCGACTGCAATTGCTGCGGGACCTGAACGACCAGGTGAAGCTGCTCGGCCTCGATCTGGGCCTGGGTGGCGAGATGCCGCCACAGGGCGGCGGTCCGCCACGTTAA
- a CDS encoding tetratricopeptide repeat protein yields MRQWFRPARLLASASLIALAAASLGGCTAMSKLSDVTGSIGPKAEAAPADPARAMEAYSERYRANPKDPDAALAYGQALRANGQRAQAAAVLEQATIANPGNKPLLAQYGRALADTGNFQQAFDVLSKAHSPDNPDWRLLSVQGTALDQMGRHEEARSYYASALKIAPGDPGVLSNLGLSYMLTKELPKAEEALRQAYASPHASARVRQNLALVVGLQGRFAEAETIVKADLPPDQAAANVAYLKEMLNRNDGSRGAPKRTPVASLSQAD; encoded by the coding sequence ATGCGTCAATGGTTCCGTCCTGCCCGGCTTCTTGCCTCCGCCTCGCTGATTGCGCTCGCGGCCGCGAGCCTCGGCGGCTGCACGGCAATGTCAAAGCTCTCGGATGTGACCGGCTCGATCGGCCCGAAGGCGGAGGCCGCCCCGGCCGATCCGGCGCGCGCCATGGAGGCCTATAGCGAGCGCTATCGCGCCAACCCCAAGGATCCCGACGCGGCGCTGGCCTACGGCCAGGCCCTGCGCGCCAACGGGCAGCGTGCCCAGGCCGCCGCCGTGCTCGAACAGGCGACCATCGCCAATCCCGGCAACAAGCCGCTGCTTGCCCAATATGGCCGCGCGCTCGCCGACACCGGTAATTTCCAGCAGGCCTTCGACGTGCTGTCGAAGGCGCATTCGCCCGACAATCCGGACTGGCGCCTCCTCTCGGTGCAGGGCACGGCGCTCGATCAGATGGGCCGTCACGAAGAGGCGCGCAGCTACTATGCGAGCGCGCTCAAGATTGCGCCCGGCGATCCCGGCGTGCTCTCCAATCTCGGCCTGTCCTACATGCTCACGAAGGAGCTGCCGAAAGCCGAGGAAGCGCTGCGGCAGGCCTACGCCTCGCCGCATGCGAGCGCCCGGGTGCGGCAGAACCTCGCGCTGGTGGTCGGCCTCCAGGGACGCTTCGCGGAAGCGGAGACCATCGTGAAGGCGGACCTGCCGCCGGACCAGGCGGCGGCCAATGTCGCCTATCTCAAGGAAATGCTGAACCGCAATGATGGTTCGCGCGGCGCGCCGAAGCGGACGCCGGTTGCCTCGCTCAGCCAGGCGGACTGA